The following are encoded in a window of Spartobacteria bacterium genomic DNA:
- a CDS encoding PAS domain-containing protein, producing the protein MDSLMSEITKQTKGRTDADVLLGIKKAFELFDEQSTLLQGAFEGLKKDLAEANRQLNQKNRALSDKVEELHQMSGRLECILESIGDGVLVVDNDMCVERCNPAALELLERVRSDVEGHPYHEIMNGLGNPETLLAAIEKGKMLLEEERTCDVEDHHVAVLVSVAPIRSTDGVIIGAVEVLRDVTQLRLLQAKVQHQQRIAALGEMAASVAHEIRNPLGSIEGFARLLRNDLDRDGLENHSRLASKIISGVTNLNYVITNLLTYARPVSLQTETFDLMTLFSSIEDTLLPMAEQQKVELVFERTGRIRTVQGDIRQLRQVFVNLGRNAIEALEDVSIGKVEIRCSVRKRVALFEVQDNGSGIDAKDVGNVFDPFFTRKHSGTGLGLSLCHKIVTAHGGEISVESKKGQGTKFTVTIPQIGERT; encoded by the coding sequence ATGGATAGTTTAATGAGCGAGATTACGAAGCAGACCAAAGGGCGGACGGATGCAGATGTTTTGCTGGGAATCAAAAAAGCATTTGAACTGTTTGATGAACAAAGCACGCTGCTGCAGGGGGCTTTTGAAGGACTGAAGAAGGATTTGGCCGAGGCCAATCGTCAGTTAAATCAGAAAAATCGCGCATTGTCGGACAAGGTGGAGGAACTGCATCAGATGTCGGGGCGTCTGGAATGTATTTTGGAGAGTATTGGGGACGGGGTTCTTGTCGTAGATAATGACATGTGTGTCGAGCGTTGTAATCCAGCCGCGCTGGAATTACTGGAACGAGTTCGAAGTGATGTGGAGGGACATCCTTACCACGAAATAATGAACGGGTTGGGGAATCCGGAAACGTTGTTAGCTGCCATTGAGAAGGGAAAGATGCTGTTGGAAGAAGAGCGAACATGCGACGTTGAAGATCATCATGTTGCTGTACTGGTGAGTGTGGCACCCATTCGTTCGACCGACGGGGTTATTATCGGAGCCGTGGAAGTGCTGCGCGATGTAACCCAGTTGCGATTGCTTCAAGCCAAAGTACAGCATCAGCAGCGCATTGCCGCGCTGGGAGAAATGGCCGCAAGTGTGGCGCATGAAATTCGCAATCCATTGGGATCCATCGAGGGATTCGCCCGGTTGCTGAGAAATGACTTAGATCGCGACGGATTGGAAAACCATTCGAGACTTGCCTCGAAGATTATTTCAGGGGTAACAAATCTTAATTACGTCATAACCAATTTATTAACCTATGCTCGGCCGGTTTCATTGCAGACGGAGACCTTTGACTTAATGACATTGTTTTCAAGCATCGAAGATACGTTGCTCCCCATGGCGGAACAGCAGAAAGTGGAGCTGGTTTTTGAACGAACCGGTCGTATTCGCACCGTGCAGGGTGATATTCGTCAACTTCGCCAGGTCTTTGTGAATCTGGGACGTAATGCCATCGAAGCACTGGAAGATGTTTCCATTGGAAAGGTCGAGATACGTTGTTCGGTGCGCAAACGGGTGGCATTGTTCGAAGTACAGGACAATGGCAGCGGTATTGATGCGAAGGATGTCGGCAATGTATTCGATCCTTTTTTTACCCGAAAACATTCTGGAACTGGACTTGGCCTGTCACTTTGCCATAAGATTGTGACGGCTCATGGCGGAGAGATCTCCGTCGAAAGCAAAAAAGGGCAGGGTACGAAATTTACTGTGACGATTCCGCAAATTGGAGAGAGAACATGA